The following is a genomic window from Oncorhynchus masou masou isolate Uvic2021 chromosome 6, UVic_Omas_1.1, whole genome shotgun sequence.
gcacacacacaatcacccaCAGAGCAGAATGAAGCAGGATTTTACAGTAGCCTTGTTCTGAAGGGCTCTTTGGAGACATCTTCTTTTGTCATTCTCAGCACCTACGTTAGGAGCACACAAGCCGCAGCGACACCTCACAATTTCATTGTGATTGTCTTGTTTTGTGTGAGATTGCATTGCGAACAGTTGCTAGACCAGAGAAATTGCTGCAGTGCTGCAGTGAGAGAAATCATTGCACAAGTTGTGTTGATTCTCTGGCTGCGCCGGTGTTTCTCAGAACTGTGGATTTGGGGAACTCTAGTGGTCAAATATAACATCTCTCTCAAGTTATCTGGCTTTTCTTATTATACACTTTCCCGTTATCACGTTTTGAATAAAGAAAGGAATCTTCTCTATAAACATATTTAAAGCCACGTGAAtaaataatattagagagaaagGAATGCCATCCTATAAAGGTCATCAACATTTGATTTCAATAGTCATAATGGTATAGTCAGTTTTGCTTGGGCATAGTTGCCTAATGTGACTTTTCCCAACCCGTGAACCATCTTGACTGTTTGGTAATGCATTTGTCAtttgtgacgtgtgtgtgtgtgtgtttgtctcaggTCCTATCAGCAGTATCCTGGTTAATAAGTATGGGAGTCGTCCAGTCATGATGTGTGGAGGATTACTGTCTGGGTGTGGACTGATATCTGCCTCCTTCTGTAACTCAGTGGAAGGACTGTACTTCTGTGTGGGAGTGGTCGGAGGTCAGTGATCTAAAGTAACTAAGtcaaaaatactttgaagtacaaCTTAGGTAGATTtgtggggtatctgtactttactatttatattttttgacaactaCATTCCCAAATAcaatatgtactttttactcccataCATTTTTCCTCACACCGAAAAATACTTGCTCCGGCAGGACAAtaatatggtccaattcacacaattATCAATATAACacgttgtcatccctactgcttctgatctggcagactcagtAAACATAAATACTTttttatgtctgagtgttggagtgtgataCACTGGCTGTCCGTaaataaaagaaagaaaaaaagaaagaaagaatggtGCTTTCTAGTTTGCGTAACATAAGGAACTTGATGTATAAGCATTTCCTTTTACGTTTTACTtttatgacaattgagtacttttttcaccaccgtacttaagtacatttaaaaccagatatTTGAGTCGTTTACTCAAGTTGTGTTttgctgggtgacttttacttgagtaattttctaacctctacaggatcggtctaatgtgttatattctcctacattaatttcacatttccacaaacttcaatgtgttttctttcaaatggtatcaagaatatgcatgtcctgagctacaggcagttagatttgggtatgtcattttaggcgaaaattgaaaaaagggtcaGATCCGAGGttaagttatctttacttttacttaagtatgagTACTGTTTCAACCTTTGTCAGAGGTAGGCCTCTTTCATTTATGATCacaatttgttgttttttttgttaaggACCTTTATCGCCCTCTAGGGAACTCTTTAGGAACTCTATCACCACTCTAGTATCCTGTGTCTAGACTAAAACCAATGGGAAATCACTAAACATAAATATTTTTTGAACTGTTATAAATGTATTTCAACAGGCTTGGGACTGGCATTCAATCTGAACCCAGCCCTTACTATGATTGGGAAGTACTTCTACCATAAGCGGCCCATCGCCAATGGAATCGCCATGGCAGGCAGCCCGGTGTTCCTGTCCACCCTGGCCCCTCTCAACAGTTGGTTATTTGACCAGTTTGGCTGGAGGGGCAGCTTCCTGATCCTGGGAGGCCTGCTGTTCAACTGTTGCGTGGCTGGCTCTCTCATGAGACCCATCGAAACCAAACCACAGTCTTCCTTGAAAAGTGAAGATGTTGCCAAAGAGAGTATGACATGTGGGCAGAAGTGCAACACTTTTATTGACCTCTCGTTGTTCAAACACCGGGGCTTCGTGCTCTACCTCATGGGTAACGTCATCATGTTCTTTGGTCTCTTCTCCCCACTGGTGTTCCTTAGTAACTTCGCCAAGAGCAGGGACATCCCCAAAGAGAAGGCAGCCTTCCTGCTGTCTGTTCTGGCCTTTGTGGACATGGTGGCCCGGCCCTCCATGGGCATTGTGGCCAATACCAAGTGGATACGACCCAGGGTGCAGTACTTCTTTGCCTGCTCTGTGCTATTGAATGGCGTGTGCCACATCCTGGCCCCCATCTCCGTGGACTACACAGGCTTTGTTATCTACGCCATCTTCTTTGGCTTTGCCTTCGGCTGGCTGAGTGCGGTGCTGTTTGAGACGCTCATGGACCTGGTGGGAACGCAGCGCTTCTCCAGTGCAGTGGGACTGGTCACCATCGTGGAGTGTGGGCCTGTCTTGTTAGGACCCCCTTTGCTAGGTGAGTATGTGCACATGTACATGTATTTGTAGTTTAGTTAAGCACATTCTTTCTATATAAAGACACAATCATCTAACTGGTTAATTTTTATGAAAAGTAAAGACTATTAACTTATGATACAATTTAGAATGAATCTTTTGTTTTTCCACAGGTAAATTCAAAGACATTTACAACGACTACCAATACACCTACCAGAGCTGTGGGGTGATCCTTATTATTGCCAGTGTGTTCCTGTTCGTGGGGATGGGTATCAACTACCGGTTGTTGCACAAAGAGAaaaaggaggaggaaaggaaggctAATCTGGAGGAAAAAGAAGAAGAGTCCAACAAGGACAATGCTGCCAAAGAAGCCAGCAATGACAGGTTGAGAGCATTTGATGAGGCAAAAACTGCGGAAGACACAGTCTAACTCTCATTaccatgtgaatgtgtgaatTTGATGTCATCGCAATACAGTCAATTAAGATAATGTAGACATAAAATTCATTCAGTTCAAGTCCTTGCCATCTAGCAGATTTCATGTAAAGATAATTCTCAGCCCCATTTCCACTTCTGTCATTGAATAATGTATTATTAGTATAATATGACTGGAGCAAGATACACTTGTGTATGATATAGGCATGCAATCTCTACTGACATGTACTGCCGCCCTGCAAAAATATACTCTATGTTA
Proteins encoded in this region:
- the LOC135542264 gene encoding monocarboxylate transporter 1-like, whose translation is MPPATGGPQGYTPPEGGWGWAVVVGAFISIGFSFAFPKSITVFFKEIEVIFDCSSSQVSWISSIMLAVMYAGGPISSILVNKYGSRPVMMCGGLLSGCGLISASFCNSVEGLYFCVGVVGGLGLAFNLNPALTMIGKYFYHKRPIANGIAMAGSPVFLSTLAPLNSWLFDQFGWRGSFLILGGLLFNCCVAGSLMRPIETKPQSSLKSEDVAKESMTCGQKCNTFIDLSLFKHRGFVLYLMGNVIMFFGLFSPLVFLSNFAKSRDIPKEKAAFLLSVLAFVDMVARPSMGIVANTKWIRPRVQYFFACSVLLNGVCHILAPISVDYTGFVIYAIFFGFAFGWLSAVLFETLMDLVGTQRFSSAVGLVTIVECGPVLLGPPLLGKFKDIYNDYQYTYQSCGVILIIASVFLFVGMGINYRLLHKEKKEEERKANLEEKEEESNKDNAAKEASNDRLRAFDEAKTAEDTV